In a single window of the Trichoderma breve strain T069 chromosome 6, whole genome shotgun sequence genome:
- a CDS encoding nmrA-like family domain-containing protein, whose product MAVTSLKNIALTGAAGAVGSVVLKALIAAGNFNITVLRRNKSTSTFPDNVKVVDVDFESVDSLTQALAGQDALVSTVGTEGLGEQQKKLVDAAVAAGVKRFIPSEFGCDLANELAAKLPVFQPKIGVARYLEEKAKTTSLTYTFAYSGPFFDWGLEHNFIFKSAGSKPILYDGGDTVFSTSTLDAVAQAVVSILNKPEETKNRAVRFQSAALSQNQLLKVAKEVAPERDWQPEVVKIDDVTAAADERLAKGILGPETFIPYLVRAINDPRYGPQFTTLDNELLGVKQLTEAEIKEIVKSKLHN is encoded by the coding sequence ATGGCTGTTACTTCTCTCAAGAACATTGCCCTCACCGGTGCCGCTGGCGCTGTTGGCTCAGTCGTCCTCAAGGCCCTTATTGCCGCTGGCAACTTCAACATTACCGTCCTCCGCCGCAACAAGTCCACTTCAACATTCCCCGACAATGTCAAGGTCGTCGACGTCGACTTTGAGTCTGTCGACTCTCTAACTCAAGCTCTCGCCGGCCAGGACGCTCTCGTGTCTACTGTTGGCACAGAAGGCCTTGGTGaacagcagaagaagctcgtcGATGCCGCCGTCGCTGCTGGTGTCAAGCGATTTATCCCGTCCGAGTTCGGCTGCGACCTGGCCAACGAGCTGGCTGCCAAGCTGCCCGTCTTCCAGCCCAAGATCGGCGTAGCAAGATATCTcgaggaaaaggccaagacaACTTCCCTTACATATACATTCGCCTACAGCGGTCCCTTTTTCGATTGGGGTCTGGAGCacaacttcatcttcaagagCGCGGGCTCCAAGCCCATCCTATACGATGGCGGTGACACCGTTTTCAGCACTTCGACGCTGGATGCCGTCGCTCAGGCCGTCGTTTCCATCTTGAACAAGCCCGAGGAGACCAAGAACCGCGCGGTCCGATTCCAGAGCGCGGCGCTTTCACAGAACCAGCTTCTCAAGGTGGCGAAGGAGGTTGCGCCTGAGCGCGACTGGCAGCCCGAGGTGGTGAAGATTGATGATGTTACTGCCGCTGCAGATGAGAGATTGGCCAAGGGAATACTTGGACCAGAGACGTTCATTCCTTATCTCGTTCGCGCTATCAACGATCCTCGGTATGGTCCGCAATTTACGACGTTGGATAACGAGCTGTTGGGAGTGAAGCAGTTGACTGAGGCGGAGATTaaggagattgtcaagaGCAAGCTCCACAACTAG
- a CDS encoding fungal zn(2)-Cys(6) binuclear cluster domain-containing protein, whose product MGPPTGERHLCHCGRGFLRKEHLRRHQATHGSPSFTCHVCSRSFSRSDLLRRHLTLHDGSAPSDSKRVRACDACHASKIRCDGGVRCSLCTKRGIDCAFTRGPAPNGNIAANPPQGSASSLHSGHGSRSPDPPRSAPTDASASTGGSQPDTNHAVPMSYTMNGTAPVSQGTQQQDAPSIAIEGLQLVLEAVSRPRSSGSSRLQRPPTPEVKKWSASCIKSYMGRFHDRWPVLHAPTFEHEVDSVTLRSTAIIIGFWLQNEIEDNSLVFDIHSILVKRLLDELTESTADPNAVWPLRSLQSSLLNIIFAFESGREKNMKRARLLLSLLITVCRQLRIFTADAIDHQIRIHFSGDFPPWVFAMKEKWKRLVANMFKLDTYISLLTQQPPSLQREELSLSLTSTFGQWNAYGLDVFFRRWPSEPMERAQYRICDLALGSQQPISPVILVEDLQIRMMGVTNYVWILNKMRGSPNPNLCVSSEQRELISGRLKRCKLQLDGMTSIWKEPEQHKMHIDFLLRAYSAREEPFHEDWQKPVRDRFFSFVFSATMLYHLLNMHIYADVHSYMQSLPVVSSPGVTPANLSTTPPINNAEIHDWATSQDARIAVSHAIFAYRVYGSTTSPSDLKAEVVDPIAHMTIAAGAAILWTWIQNNTSACTCMNLPVGGELDFGFVPLGAGKSPEVDHWIRNGGTIWLHGVHLCKCNVDVWLSPFAAILSHGAKKWEIGNVFAQKLWSQLGLQRSV is encoded by the exons ATGGGGCCACCCACGGGAGAGCGACATCTGTGCCACTGCGGGAGAGGCTTTCTTAGAAAAGAGCATCTCCGTCGGCATCAGGCTACCCATGGCAGTCCTTCCTTCACGTGCCATGTGTGTTCTCGATCGTTCAGCCGCAG TGATCTCCTTCGCCGCCATCTGACGCTACACGATGGCTCCGCCCCCTCGGATTCTAAACGAGTCCGCGCATGTGATGCATGCCATGCCAGCAAGATCCGATGCGATGGAGGCGTTCGGTGCTCTCTGTGCACCAAGCGAGGCATAGATTGTGCCTTCACGAGAGGCCCTGCCCCTAATGGTAATATTGCGGCCAATCCGCCTCAAGGTAGCGCCTCGTCCTTGCACTCGGGTCATGGATCCCGCTCCCCAGATCCTCCCAGATCGGCCCCCACAGACGCCTCAGCCTCTACCGGTGGCTCTCAGCCTGATACAAATCATGCTGTACCCATGTCTTATACCATGAACGGCACGGCACCGGTGAGCCAGGGGACCCAGCAACAAGACGCGCCCTCCATTGCCATTGAAGGACTACAGCTAGTACTCGAAGCTGTTTCCAGGCCAAGGTCGTCAGGATCGTCAAGGCTTCAGCGGCCACCAACCCCAGAAGTGAAAAAGTGGTCCGCGTCGTGTATCAAGTCGTACATGGGTCGTTTCCATGACCGGTGGCCGGTACTGCATGCTCCCACTTTCGAGCACGAGGTAGATTCCGTTACACTACGAAGCACTGCCATTATAATAGGCTTTTGGCTGCAGAATGAGATTGAGGACAATAGTCTTGTATTCGACATACATAGCATTCTCGTCAAACGCCTGCTCGACGAGTTG ACAGAATCCACCGCAGATCCAAATGCCGTCTGGCCTCTCCGGTCACTCCAATCATCCCTGTTGAACATCATTTTCGCATTCGAAAGCGGA CGCGAGAAAAACATGAAAAGGGCCCGTCTTCTCTTGAGTCTCCTCATCACTGTATGTCGACAACTCAGAATCTTCACCGCCGATGCCATCGATCATCAAATAAGGATTCACTTCAGCGGCGACTTCCCCCCCTGGGTGTTTGCGATGAaggagaaatggaaaag ACTCGTCGCAAACATGTTCAAACTCGACACATACATATCTCTGCTCACCCAGCAACCCCCGTCTCTGCAGCGCGAAGAGTTGAGTCTCAGCCTTACATCCACATTCGGCCAATGGAACGCCTACGGCCTCGACGTCTTCTTCAGGAGATGGCCCTCGGAGCCCATGGAACGCGCCCAGTATAGGATATGCGACCTCGCGCTGGGATCGCAGCAACCAATCTCGcccgtcatcctcgtcgaggaCCTGCAGATTCGCATGATGGGCGTGACCAACTATGTCTGGATTCTCAACAAGATGCGAGGAAGCCCAAACCCAAACCTATGCGTATCCAGCGAACAAAGGGAACTGATATCAGGCCGTCTTAAGCGttgcaagctgcagctcgaCGGCATGACCTCCATATGGAAAGAGCCGGAACAGCACAAGATGCACATCGACTTCCTTCTGAGGGCCTACTCGGCCAGGGAGGAACCCTTCCACGAGGACTGGCAGAAACCCGTTCGGgaccgcttcttctccttcgtctTCAGCGCCACCATGCTGTACCATCTCCTCAACATGCACATCTACGCCGACGTCCACAGCTACATGCAAAGCCTCCCCGTCGTTTCTTCCCCAGGCGTCACCCCGGCCAACCTCTCCACCACGCCCCCCATCAACAACGCCGAGATCCACGATTGGGCCACATCCCAGGACGCCCGGATCGCCGTCTCGCACGCCATCTTTGCGTATCGCGTCTACGGCTCCACCACGTCTCCCTCTGACCTCAAAGCAGAGGTGGTCGATCCCATCGCACACATGACCATCGCGGCGGGGGCTGCCATCCTGTGGACGTGGATCCAGAACAACACGTCTGCATGTACTTGCATGAATCTGCCCGTAGGTGGCGAGCTAGACTTTGGATTTGTGCCGTTGGGGGCTGGGAAGAGCCCCGAGGTGGACCATTGGATACGGAACGGAGGCACCATCTGGCTGCATGGAGTCCATCTGTGCAAGTGCAACGTGGACGTTTGGCTTTCACCTTTTGCGGCGATTCTATCCCACGGGGCAAAGAAGTGGGAGATAGGAAATGTGTTTGCACAGAAGCTGTGGTCACAACTTGGACTTCAACGGTCTGTTTAA